A single window of Cheilinus undulatus linkage group 12, ASM1832078v1, whole genome shotgun sequence DNA harbors:
- the LOC121519212 gene encoding acetylgalactosaminyl-O-glycosyl-glycoprotein beta-1,3-N-acetylglucosaminyltransferase-like, whose product MKSSQVSPLPQNTSHVYSWQRCARNASANSTTNFHSLPGHMKDFLYYRHCRHFPMILDVPDKCGGAERSSEVFLLLVIKSSPENHDRRKTLRKTWANETSHNGKWIRRLFLTGMTGTGFEKKRLNKVLELEQRHHHDILQWDFVDTFYNLTLKQVLFLEWMERSCPKVRFLLNGDDDVFVNSNNVVKYLQSLKDNDGSQHLFIGCLIEGMPPIREPHSKYFVPVQVHESNSYPPYCSGGGFILSGYTALVIYHMSQSIALIPIDDAYMGMCMAKAGLRPSLHHGVKTFGLDVLSKHADRFDPCFYKELLLVHRFLPSQTYFMWHRINDPELTCFGSVE is encoded by the coding sequence ATGAAAAGTAGTCAAGTATCACCACTCCCCCAGAATACCTCCCATGTCTACTCCTGGCAAAGGTGTGCAAGAAACGCGTCTGCTAACAGCACCACAAACTTCCACTCACTCCCTGGTCATATGAAAGACTTCCTATACTATCGCCACTGTCGACATTTTCCCATGATACTGGATGTCCCTGACAAATGTGGAGGAGCTGAACGCTCCTCTGAAGTTTTCCTTCTGCTGGTCATCAAAAGCTCCCCAGAAAACCATGACCGCAGAAAGACACTGCGCAAAACCTGGGCCAACGAGACATCACACAATGGCAAGTGGATCAGACGGCTCTTCCTCACAGGAATGACGGGTACTGGTTTTGAGAAGAAAAGACTGAACAAAGTTCTTGAGCTGGAGCAAAGGCATCACCATGACATTCTTCAATGGGACTTTGTGGATACCTTTTACAACCTCACCTTGAAGCAGGTACTCTTTCTGGAGTGGATGGAAAGAAGCTGTCCTAAAGTACGTTTCCTGTTAAATGGTGATGATGACGTCTTTGTGAACTCAAACAATGTTGTCAAGTATCTCCAAAGCCTGAAGGACAATGATGGAAGCCAACACCTCTTTATAGGCTGTCTAATTGAAGGAATGCCACCTATTAGAGAACCACACAGCAAGTATTTTGTTCCAGTCCAGGTGCACGAGTCAAACTCCTACCCTCCTTACTGTAGTGGTGGGGGCTTCATCTTATCTGGTTACACTGCTTTGGTCATATACCACATGTCCCAGTCGATTGCCCTTATTCCCATTGATGATGCTTACATGGGAATGTGCATGGCCAAGGCGGGGCTTCGGCCCAGTTTGCATCATGGTGTGAAGACGTTTGGACTGGACGTTCTCTCTAAGCATGCAGATAGATTCGACCCCTGCTTTTATAAAGAACTTCTACTGGTTCACAGATTTCTTCCATCTCAAACATATTTTATGTGGCACCGGATAAATGACCCCGAACTTACATGCTTTGGCAGTGTTGAATAG
- the LOC121519214 gene encoding acetylgalactosaminyl-O-glycosyl-glycoprotein beta-1,3-N-acetylglucosaminyltransferase-like yields the protein MLLLLGSPLMFFYFYNDSPDTTIFNADVQMDASQVPPLTLNTSHIYSWQRCERNMSVNSTTEFHSFPDRMKDFLYYRHCRHFPMILDVPDKCGGAERSSEVFLLLVIKSSPENHDRRETLRKTWANETSHNGKWIRRLFLTGMTGTGFEKKRLNKVLELEQRHHRDILQWDFVDTFYNLTLKQVLFLEWMERNCPKVRFLLNGDDDVFVNSNNVVKYLQSLKDNDGSQHLFIGCLIEGMPPIRGPHSKYFVPVQVHESKSYPPYCSGGGFILSGYTALVIYNMSQSIALIPIDDAYMGMCMAKAGLRPSLHRGVKTFGLDVLSKHADRFDPCFYKELLLVHRFLPSQTYFMWHQINDPELKCFGNVKK from the coding sequence ATGCTGTTGCTGCTAGGAAGCCCTCTCATGTTCTTTTACTTCTACAATGACTCTCCAGACACCACAATCTTTAATGCAGATGTACAAATGGATGCCAGTCAAGTACCACCACTCACCCTGAATACCTCCCATATCTACTCCTGGCAGAGGTGTGAAAGAAACATGTCTGTTAACAGCACCACAGAATTCCACTCATTCCCTGACCGTATGAAAGACTTCCTATACTATCGCCACTGTCGACATTTTCCCATGATACTGGATGTCCCTGACAAATGTGGAGGAGCTGAACGCTCCTCTGAAGTCTTCCTTCTGCTGGTCATCAAAAGCTCCCCAGAAAACCATGACCGCAGAGAGACACTGCGCAAAACCTGGGCCAACGAGACATCACACAATGGCAAGTGGATCAGACGGCTCTTCCTCACAGGAATGACGGGTACTGGTTTTGAGAAGAAAAGATTGAACAAAGTTCTTGAGCTGGAGCAAAGGCATCACCGTGACATTCTTCAATGGGACTTTGTGGATACCTTTTACAACCTCACCTTGAAGCAGGTACTCTTTCTGGAGTGGATGGAAAGAAACTGTCCTAAAGTACGTTTCCTGTTAAATGGTGATGATGACGTCTTTGTGAACTCAAACAATGTTGTGAAGTATCTCCAAAGCCTGAAGGACAATGATGGAAGCCAACACCTCTTTATAGGCTGTCTCATTGAAGGAATGCCTCCTATTAGAGGACCGCACAGCAAGTATTTTGTTCCAGTCCAGGTGCACGAGTCAAAATCCTACCCTCCTTACTGTAGTGGTGGGGGCTTCATCTTATCTGGTTACACTGCTTTGGTCATATACAACATGTCCCAGTCAATTGCCCTTATTCCCATTGATGATGCTTACATGGGAATGTGCATGGCCAAGGCGGGACTTCGGCCCAGTTTGCATCGTGGTGTGAAGACGTTTGGACTGGACGTTCTCTCTAAGCATGCAGATAGATTCGACCCCTGCTTTTATAAAGAACTTCTACTGGTTCACAGATTTCTTCCATCTCAAACATATTTTATGTGGCACCAGATAAATGACCCCGAACTTAAATGCTTTGGCAATGTCAAAAAGTGA
- the LOC121519215 gene encoding N-acetyllactosaminide beta-1,3-N-acetylglucosaminyltransferase 3-like yields the protein MSRYLRAKIFSSRTVFLLGCLLMVVYLCREYSGHTALHADVQMDGSQISPNTKNTSYVYWQRCERNMSANSITNFSSLPGHIQDFLYHRHCRHFPMILDLPHKCGGPDRSSEVFLLLVIKSPPHNYDRREVLRKTWANERLQNGVWIRRLFIAGTTGTGFEKKRLNKVLELEQSQHYDILQWDFMDTFFNLTLKQVLFLEWMERNCPKVHFLLNGDDDVFVNSHNVVKYLQNLKDNNGSKHLFTGYLIDYARPIRAPWSKYFVPVQLFESDSYLPYCGGGGFFLSGYTALVIYNMSQSIVLFPIDDAYMGMCLAKAGLRPGSHIGVKTTGLYVPSNIDEYDPCFYNEILLVHRFLSAEMIVLWHRINDPNLKCVGSLK from the coding sequence ATATCTACGGGCAAAAATCTTCAGTTCAAGAACTGTCTTCCTGCTGGGATGTCTTCTCATGGTTGTTTATCTTTGCAGAGAATATTCTGGCCACACAGCTCTTCATGCAGATGTACAAATGGATGGCAGTCAGATATcaccaaacaccaaaaataCCTCCTATGTATACTGGCAAAGGTGCGAAAGAAACATGTCTGCTAACAGCATCACAAACTTCAGCTCACTCCCTGGTCACATACAAGACTTTCTATATCATCGCCACTGTCGACATTTTCCCATGATACTGGACCTTCCTCACAAATGTGGGGGCCCTGACCGATCCTCTGAAGTCTTCCTTTTGCTGGTCATCAAAAGCCCCCCACATAACTACGATCGCAGAGAGGTACTGCGCAAAACCTGGGCCAATGAGAGGCTGCAGAATGGTGTGTGGATCAGGCGGCTCTTCATTGCAGGAACAACAGGTACTGGATTTGAGAAGAAAAGATTGAACAAAGTGCTTGAACTGGAGCAAAGTCAGCACTATGACATTCTTCAATGGGATTTTATGGACACATTTTTCAACCTTACCTTGAAGCAGGTACTCTTTCTGGAGTGGATGGAAAGAAACTGTCCTAAGGTACATTTCCTGTTAAATGGTGATGATGACGTCTTTGTGAACTCACATAACGTTGTGAAGTATCTCCAAAACCTGAAGGACAATAATGGAAGCAAGCACCTCTTCACTGGATATCTGATTGACTATGCCAGGCCAATTAGAGCACCGTGGAGCAAGTATTTTGTTCCAGTCCAGTTGTTTGAGTCTGACTCATACCTCCCTTACTGTGGTGGTGGGGGCTTCTTCCTATCTGGTTACACTGCTTTGGTCATATACAACATGTCCCAGTCGATTGTCCTTTTTCCCATTGATGATGCTTACATGGGAATGTGCCTGGCGAAAGCAGGACTTAGGCCTGGTTCGCATATCGGCGTGAAGACTACAGGACTGTATGTCCCATCCAACATAGATGAATATGACCCTTGTTTTTATAATGAAATCCTACTGGTTCACAGGTTCCTTTCAGCTGAAATGATTGTCCTGTGGCACAGAATAAATGACCCCAACCTGAAATGTGTTGGCAGTTTAAAATAG